A region of the Cucurbita pepo subsp. pepo cultivar mu-cu-16 unplaced genomic scaffold, ASM280686v2 Cp4.1_scaffold000252, whole genome shotgun sequence genome:
GGGCAATCCTTCCCTGATGTTATGGATGCTCTCGAACGCATGATCCACCCCGTTTATTTGTTGCGAACTACCAATCTGAATTCATGATGAGGTCAGAATGTTTAACAGTTCAACAAGctttgaagaacaagaaatggCGTATTTGCACTTACCAGTACTGTATGAAGGCCCACCGACTTCCCGGCTTGTAGATTACGAACGCTATCGTCGAAGAACAACTGCAGACAAGACAGTAGGAAGAGTGTAGTattgtgaaaagaaaataacagatCAGGCCAACTATTGAACAATCAAGCAATGTTCTTGATGGTCAGGTAGCAAGCTTTGAAAGTTATAAGGCTCAAGTTCATTCTTGGCTCATGTATTAGGCTCTTAAAATGAATGATTTTGGCATACCTAGTAGTGGGCCGTTAcaatctcacatcaattggggaggagaactaaaCTAATGTGTGGAAAACGCTCCcaagtagacacgttttaaaaaccttgaaggactagcggtgggtttgggccgttacaatcacacatcggttggggaggagaatgaaacatacaAGGGTCATGGAGCAATGTTCTTGATAAAGGtgtggaacgaaacatttttcataaagGCCCAAGGTATGATATGAAcgcgactcttcacaatggtattattgtccacttcgaaCATATgctctcatagctttgagatattgtctactttgaacatGAGCTCTCATGGCGTTGCTTTAGGTtgccccaaaaggcctcatgccaatggagatagtatgccaattagccgatgtgggactttcatccaacacctccccccTCGAACAAACtcccccttaatcaaggctcgactcctttcctTTCTAATCATGACCGTAGGTCGTTACActttgagagaagaaaaaagtcaacaaaaaGTGGACTATCTGCtaggtgggcttgggcttgggccgtaaCACAAAGTGTTGGAAAAGCTCATTTAAAGTTAATTCTAATCTGTTCTTCACTTACAGTTTTTTGCGGGTTGATATTGGCGATCTCGAAAACTTGCTTATATGCCTCTTCAAATGGTTTGCAGATGATTGGTGTCTTCGGCAGATCAATATCAGAGTTTTGACTGCTCATAAACTGATCTATATCAAAAACCACAGACCCTGCTGCCTCATCAACAACTGTTTCCTTATTAGGATTCAAAGTCTCAAAGCATAAAATCCCTTCAAAGCAGTCCTCTAACCCAAGTCTCTGCAGCGCTCTAGTTGCATGGGCCATATCACCATTGGTGAATAGCTGAGCTCACAAGTAAGACAGAAACCCGAAAAGAAAGCGTAACAATCAAATCACTTGGTGAAACACGAGAAGACATCGAATCATGTAACGAATGTCGATAAAGCTACTTACAAGTTT
Encoded here:
- the LOC111784639 gene encoding uncharacterized protein LOC111784639, with the translated sequence MENGDQFTQFSDAKYECLLFDLDDTLYPLNSGLSKEVSKNIQEFMIEKLGIEENVPELCISLYKIYGTTLAGLRAIGYDFDYDDFHSFAHGRLPYDRLKPDPVLRNLLHSLPIRKLLFTNGDMAHATRALQRLGLEDCFEGILCFETLNPNKETVVDEAAGSVVFDIDQFMSSQNSDIDLPKTPIICKPFEEAYKQVFEIANINPQKTLFFDDSVRNLQAGKSVGLHTVLIGSSQQINGVDHAFESIHNIREG